From the Amycolatopsis thermoflava N1165 genome, one window contains:
- a CDS encoding alpha-amylase family protein, translated as MGRWADHAIWWHVYPLGFTGAPGGALPAGSEPQHRLRRLENWLDYAVELGCSGLMLGPVFASETHGYDTVDHFRIDPRLGDDADFDRLVAAAHSRGLRIVLDGVFNHVSRAFGHPEWFRRDGADYAVFEGHAHLVALDHAQPAVADYVGRVLDHWLGRGVSGWRLDAAYAVRPEFWARVLPGVRRRHPDAWFAGEVLHGDYASYVARGGLDTVTQYELWKAIWSSLHDGNFFELSWALKRHDELMGSFVPQTFVGNHDVTRLASRLTDERHLAHALAVLFTVGGVPSVYYGDEQAFRGVKEEREGGDDEIRPEFPADAGQLAPYGWPVYRLHQRLIGLRRRNAWLVRARTEVEHLTNRAMAFRSRSGDDEILTLLNTSDDAYRFPVDIDGLRVLDSSSPDGKAPLPTLPPHGWAVLGRASQ; from the coding sequence ATGGGGCGCTGGGCCGATCACGCGATCTGGTGGCACGTCTACCCGCTCGGCTTCACCGGCGCGCCCGGCGGGGCGCTCCCGGCAGGCAGCGAGCCGCAGCACCGGCTCCGGCGGCTGGAGAACTGGCTCGACTACGCCGTTGAACTGGGCTGTTCCGGTCTGATGCTGGGCCCGGTGTTCGCGTCCGAGACCCACGGCTACGACACGGTCGACCACTTCCGGATCGACCCGCGGCTGGGCGACGACGCCGATTTCGACCGCCTCGTCGCGGCCGCCCACAGCCGCGGGCTGCGGATCGTGCTGGACGGTGTTTTCAACCACGTTTCGCGCGCCTTCGGGCATCCGGAGTGGTTCCGCCGCGACGGCGCCGACTACGCGGTGTTCGAGGGGCACGCGCACCTGGTGGCGCTGGACCACGCCCAGCCGGCGGTCGCGGACTACGTGGGCCGGGTGCTGGACCACTGGCTCGGCCGCGGGGTGTCCGGGTGGCGGCTGGACGCGGCGTACGCGGTGCGGCCGGAGTTCTGGGCGCGGGTGCTGCCCGGGGTGCGGCGGCGGCACCCGGACGCGTGGTTCGCCGGCGAGGTGCTGCACGGCGACTACGCGTCCTACGTGGCACGCGGCGGGCTGGACACGGTGACGCAGTACGAGCTGTGGAAGGCGATCTGGAGCTCGCTGCACGACGGGAACTTCTTCGAGCTGTCCTGGGCGCTGAAGCGGCACGACGAGCTGATGGGGTCGTTCGTGCCGCAGACCTTCGTCGGCAACCACGACGTCACGCGGCTGGCGAGCCGCCTGACCGACGAGCGGCACCTGGCGCACGCGCTGGCGGTGCTGTTCACCGTCGGCGGCGTGCCCAGCGTCTACTACGGCGACGAGCAGGCCTTCCGCGGCGTCAAGGAGGAACGGGAGGGCGGCGACGACGAGATCCGCCCGGAGTTCCCGGCCGACGCGGGGCAGCTCGCGCCCTACGGCTGGCCGGTGTACCGCCTGCACCAGCGGCTGATCGGCCTGCGGCGGCGGAACGCGTGGCTGGTGCGGGCGCGGACGGAGGTCGAGCACCTGACGAACCGGGCGATGGCGTTCCGCTCCCGCTCCGGCGACGACGAGATCCTGACGCTGCTGAACACCAGCGACGACGCGTACCGGTTCCCGGTGGACATCGACGGGCTGCGGGTGCTCGACTCGTCGTCACCGGACGGGAAGGCGCCGCTGCCCACGCTGCCGCCGCACGGCTGGGCGGTGCTGGGCCGGGCGTCTCAGTAG
- the glgX gene encoding glycogen debranching protein GlgX, producing MPPWPGLPYPLGATYDGVGTNFAVFSEVADHVELCLVNEDGTEERHRLTEVDGFVHHGYLLGVGPGQRYGYRVHGAYDPSRGLRCNPNKLLIDPYAKAIAGHVDWDEALFAYPFGSPDERNDADSAAHVPHAVVVNPFFDWGDDRPPRTPYNETVIYEAHVRGLTMNHPEVPPRLRGTYAGLAHPAVIDHLTKLGVTAIELMPVHQFITDHGLAEKGLRNYWGYNTIGFFAPHEGYAALPEQAGQVQEFKGMVKALHEAGIEVILDVVYNHTAEGNHLGPTLSMRGIDNQAYYRLVEDEPQYYMDYTGTGNSLNVRNPHTLQLIMDSLRYWVTEMHVDGFRFDLAATLAREFYDVDRLSTFFDLVQQDPTVSRVKLIAEPWDVGPGGYQVGNFPPLWTEWNGQFRDTVRDFWRGEPATLGEFASRLTGSSDLYQDDGRRPYASINFVTAHDGFTLQDLVSYNNKHNEANGEDGRDGADDNRSWNCGVEGETDDEEVLALRAKQRRNMLATLLLSQGVPMLLHGDEMGRTQRGNNNVYCQDNEISWMDWSLAKANADQVEFTAALAAFRKKHPVFRRRRFFAGKPIGKGEELRDIAWFTPSGEEMKEQNWDDGFGKAIVAFLNGEGINDLDPRGMKVTDDSFLLAFNAHYEDIELTLPNADYGAGWAVVVDTEAGTVAEEPGEPVAAGGTMNLPARSLVVLQRVDA from the coding sequence GTGCCGCCCTGGCCCGGATTGCCCTACCCGCTGGGTGCCACCTACGACGGTGTGGGCACCAACTTCGCCGTCTTCTCGGAGGTCGCGGATCACGTCGAGCTGTGCCTGGTCAACGAGGACGGCACCGAGGAGCGGCACCGCCTGACCGAGGTCGACGGGTTCGTCCACCACGGGTACCTGCTCGGCGTCGGCCCCGGCCAGCGCTACGGCTACCGCGTGCACGGCGCGTACGACCCGTCGCGCGGCCTGCGCTGCAACCCGAACAAGCTGCTGATCGACCCGTACGCCAAGGCGATCGCCGGTCACGTCGACTGGGACGAGGCGTTGTTCGCCTACCCGTTCGGCTCGCCCGACGAGCGCAACGACGCGGATTCGGCGGCGCACGTGCCGCACGCGGTGGTGGTCAACCCGTTCTTCGACTGGGGTGACGACCGGCCGCCGCGCACGCCCTACAACGAGACGGTGATCTACGAGGCGCACGTCCGCGGCCTCACGATGAACCACCCGGAGGTGCCCCCGCGGCTGCGCGGCACCTACGCCGGGCTCGCGCACCCGGCGGTGATCGACCACCTCACCAAGCTCGGCGTCACGGCGATCGAGCTGATGCCGGTGCACCAGTTCATCACCGACCACGGTCTGGCCGAGAAGGGCCTGCGCAACTACTGGGGCTACAACACGATCGGCTTCTTCGCCCCGCACGAGGGTTACGCGGCGCTGCCCGAGCAGGCCGGCCAGGTGCAGGAGTTCAAGGGCATGGTCAAGGCCCTGCACGAAGCAGGCATCGAGGTCATCCTCGACGTCGTCTACAACCACACCGCCGAGGGCAACCACCTCGGCCCCACCCTGTCCATGCGCGGCATCGACAACCAGGCCTACTACCGGCTGGTCGAGGACGAGCCGCAGTACTACATGGACTACACGGGCACCGGCAACTCGCTGAACGTGCGCAACCCGCACACGCTGCAGCTCATCATGGACTCGCTGCGGTACTGGGTCACCGAGATGCACGTCGACGGGTTCCGCTTCGACCTCGCCGCCACCCTGGCCCGAGAGTTCTACGACGTCGACCGGCTGTCCACGTTCTTCGACCTGGTGCAGCAGGACCCGACGGTGAGCCGGGTCAAGCTGATCGCCGAGCCCTGGGACGTCGGGCCGGGCGGGTACCAGGTCGGCAACTTTCCTCCACTGTGGACGGAGTGGAACGGTCAGTTCCGCGACACCGTGCGGGACTTCTGGCGCGGCGAGCCCGCGACGCTCGGCGAGTTCGCCTCCCGGCTCACCGGATCGTCCGACCTGTACCAGGACGACGGCCGCCGCCCGTACGCCTCGATCAACTTCGTCACCGCGCACGACGGCTTCACGCTGCAGGACCTGGTGTCCTACAACAACAAGCACAACGAGGCCAACGGCGAGGACGGGCGGGACGGCGCCGACGACAACCGCTCGTGGAACTGCGGTGTCGAGGGCGAGACGGACGACGAGGAGGTGCTGGCGCTGCGGGCCAAGCAGCGCCGCAACATGCTCGCCACCCTGCTGCTGTCGCAGGGGGTGCCGATGCTGCTGCACGGCGACGAGATGGGCCGCACCCAGCGGGGCAACAACAACGTCTACTGCCAGGACAACGAGATCTCCTGGATGGACTGGTCGCTCGCGAAGGCCAACGCCGACCAGGTCGAGTTCACCGCCGCGCTCGCCGCGTTCCGCAAGAAGCACCCGGTGTTCCGGCGCCGCCGCTTCTTCGCGGGCAAACCGATCGGCAAGGGCGAGGAGCTGCGCGACATCGCCTGGTTCACCCCCTCCGGCGAGGAGATGAAGGAGCAGAACTGGGACGACGGCTTCGGCAAGGCCATCGTCGCGTTCCTCAACGGCGAGGGCATCAACGACCTCGACCCGCGCGGCATGAAGGTCACCGACGACTCGTTCCTGCTGGCGTTCAACGCGCACTACGAGGACATCGAGCTGACCCTGCCGAACGCCGACTACGGCGCGGGCTGGGCGGTGGTGGTCGACACCGAGGCCGGGACCGTCGCGGAGGAGCCGGGTGAGCCGGTGGCGGCGGGCGGCACGATGAACCTGCCTGCCCGTTCGCTCGTGGTGCTGCAGCGGGTGGACGCATGA
- the malQ gene encoding 4-alpha-glucanotransferase: MEADLTALAHAYGVATRYENAEQREVEVEPDVVVAVLAQFGVDASGPDAIRRELAAVRERRAATVLPPTLVLREGTEHDAGGPAVLHLEDGTRREIGRMLPADLPLGWHRVETAEQDVVLAVVPHRLPEVPPAWGWMLQLYALRSERSWGAGDFGDLAEFARRSAAELDAGVLLVNPVQAISPVHPVERSPYSPASRRYANPLYLRITDTPEFARAGEDLRARVLALRPDNADLIDYDAVWSAKLAALELLWPLHEPAPLDDAVHDFATFCALAERHGPDWREWPVPLRDPHGPEVAAARAELADRIAFHGWLQQLCEDQLGHAREAAAAMPVGIVHDLPVGVHPGGADTWALGDAFAAQVTVGAPPDAFSQQGQDWNLPPFRPDRLAELGYAPFRDVIRGVLRHADGIRIDHVAGLWRLWWIPPGEPPSRGTYVHYDAEAMLGILALEAHRAGAVVVGEDLGTVEAAVTKTLHERGVLSSAVLWFQRDYDSPGHPFVPPAEWDADAMASITTHDLPTVAGWLAGEHVRVRAELGLLDGPAEEERAAAETERADLLAFARAQGIPDDDPVAALHTLLASAASRLLLTAPADVVGEVRQPNLPGTTDEYPNWRIPLPVTVEEFFADARLRHFVKELRAARPFTGRSA; this comes from the coding sequence GTGGAAGCCGACCTGACCGCCCTCGCGCACGCTTACGGAGTGGCCACCCGGTACGAGAACGCCGAACAACGCGAGGTCGAGGTCGAGCCGGACGTCGTCGTCGCCGTTCTCGCCCAGTTCGGGGTGGACGCCTCCGGGCCGGACGCGATCCGCCGCGAGCTGGCCGCGGTCCGCGAACGCCGGGCGGCCACGGTGCTGCCCCCGACGCTCGTGCTGCGAGAAGGTACCGAACACGACGCGGGCGGGCCCGCTGTCCTGCATTTGGAGGACGGCACCCGCCGGGAGATCGGCCGGATGCTTCCCGCCGATCTGCCGCTGGGCTGGCACCGCGTCGAGACCGCCGAGCAGGACGTGGTGCTCGCCGTCGTGCCGCACCGCCTGCCCGAGGTGCCCCCGGCCTGGGGCTGGATGTTGCAGCTCTACGCGCTGCGTTCGGAGCGGTCGTGGGGCGCCGGGGACTTCGGCGACCTCGCGGAGTTCGCGCGACGCTCGGCCGCCGAGCTGGACGCGGGCGTGCTGCTGGTCAACCCGGTGCAGGCGATCAGCCCGGTTCACCCGGTCGAACGCTCCCCCTACTCGCCGGCCAGCCGCCGCTACGCCAACCCGCTCTACCTCCGGATCACCGACACGCCCGAGTTCGCGCGCGCCGGCGAGGACCTGCGTGCCCGGGTGCTGGCCCTGCGGCCGGACAACGCGGACCTGATCGACTACGACGCGGTCTGGAGCGCCAAGCTGGCCGCGCTGGAACTGCTGTGGCCGCTGCACGAGCCCGCGCCGCTGGACGACGCCGTGCACGACTTCGCGACCTTCTGCGCGCTGGCCGAACGGCACGGCCCGGACTGGCGCGAGTGGCCGGTGCCGCTGCGCGACCCGCACGGCCCGGAGGTCGCCGCAGCCCGCGCCGAGCTGGCCGACCGGATCGCCTTCCACGGCTGGCTGCAGCAGCTGTGCGAGGACCAGCTCGGCCACGCCCGCGAGGCGGCCGCCGCGATGCCGGTGGGCATCGTGCACGACCTGCCGGTCGGCGTGCACCCGGGCGGCGCGGACACCTGGGCGCTGGGCGACGCGTTCGCCGCGCAGGTGACCGTTGGCGCGCCGCCGGACGCCTTCAGCCAGCAGGGCCAGGACTGGAACCTGCCGCCGTTCCGCCCGGACCGGCTCGCCGAACTCGGTTACGCGCCGTTCCGCGATGTCATCCGCGGCGTCCTGCGGCACGCCGACGGCATCCGGATCGACCACGTCGCCGGGTTGTGGCGGCTGTGGTGGATCCCGCCGGGCGAGCCGCCGTCGCGCGGCACCTACGTGCACTACGACGCCGAGGCGATGCTCGGCATCCTGGCGCTGGAGGCGCACCGCGCGGGCGCGGTCGTCGTGGGCGAGGACCTGGGCACGGTCGAGGCCGCGGTGACCAAGACCCTGCACGAGCGCGGGGTGCTCAGCTCCGCGGTGCTGTGGTTCCAGCGCGACTACGACTCGCCCGGCCACCCGTTCGTCCCGCCCGCGGAGTGGGACGCCGACGCGATGGCGAGCATCACCACGCACGACCTGCCGACCGTCGCCGGCTGGCTCGCCGGCGAGCACGTGCGCGTGCGGGCCGAACTGGGACTGCTCGACGGGCCGGCGGAGGAGGAACGGGCCGCCGCGGAGACCGAGCGCGCCGACCTGCTCGCGTTCGCGCGGGCGCAGGGCATCCCGGACGACGACCCGGTGGCTGCGCTGCACACCCTGCTCGCGTCCGCCGCGTCGCGGCTGCTGCTGACCGCGCCCGCCGACGTGGTCGGCGAGGTGCGGCAGCCCAACCTGCCCGGCACGACGGACGAGTACCCGAACTGGCGGATTCCCTTGCCCGTCACCGTGGAGGAGTTCTTCGCGGACGCACGACTGCGCCACTTCGTGAAGGAATTGCGCGCCGCGCGCCCGTTCACCGGGCGAAGTGCTTGA
- a CDS encoding AMP-binding protein, with protein MTQTLASLPQFLATWARRDPDARAVSDGTRSLTWDELDRRVTSVAAWLRRFSFDGVRAAILADEGVDWVVGFLATLRAGLVAVPAFAPGRDDAWLAATIIDAAPEIVLTTGDKLLDVRALLDAAGVEVWRIVAIDTVPGDLFDLDEPDPADIACLCYTSDSVGVVITHAGLVDSAAHAAGALRLGDRAAVVVNWLPLCQMGLPFAVAAPVFAGCPSVHLPPDRVRERPEIWLRALAANPGAVTAAANSFLARCPVPDGLDLGGVRAVLDVGEPARHRAVLPGSGLRPDAHRAAYGLLEATGLVSIGDGPVSSGRPGRAVAIVDPGTRRSLPAGAVGEIWVTGPTVARGYWRRPAASAETFCALLRDETDAGEPGWWLRTGDVGFLSGGELTVLGRLENRLPAGEAAVQAEAVEATIERVVPELLPGSTVVFAVEEEVVVLAEAPGPLTCAAAVEQAVADGYRLRVRDVHVGLPGSLPRTVAGKPARAACREAYLASAPAVS; from the coding sequence GTGACCCAAACACTCGCGTCCCTGCCGCAGTTCCTGGCGACCTGGGCGCGCCGGGACCCGGACGCCCGCGCGGTGTCCGACGGCACCCGCTCGCTCACCTGGGACGAGCTGGACCGGCGCGTGACGTCGGTGGCCGCGTGGCTGCGGCGGTTCAGCTTCGACGGCGTGCGCGCCGCGATCCTGGCCGACGAGGGCGTGGACTGGGTCGTCGGCTTCCTCGCCACCCTGCGCGCCGGGCTGGTCGCGGTGCCCGCCTTCGCGCCAGGGCGCGACGACGCCTGGCTCGCCGCGACGATCATCGACGCCGCGCCGGAGATCGTGCTGACGACCGGGGACAAGCTGCTCGACGTCCGCGCGCTCCTGGACGCCGCCGGTGTGGAGGTGTGGCGGATCGTCGCGATCGACACGGTGCCCGGTGACCTGTTCGACCTGGACGAGCCGGATCCCGCCGACATCGCCTGCCTGTGCTACACCTCCGACTCCGTGGGGGTGGTGATCACCCATGCCGGGCTCGTCGACAGCGCCGCGCACGCCGCCGGGGCGCTGCGCCTCGGCGACCGGGCGGCGGTGGTCGTCAACTGGCTGCCGCTGTGCCAGATGGGTCTGCCGTTCGCGGTCGCCGCGCCGGTGTTCGCCGGGTGCCCGTCGGTGCACCTGCCACCCGACCGCGTGCGGGAGCGGCCGGAGATCTGGCTGCGCGCGCTAGCGGCCAATCCGGGCGCGGTGACGGCGGCGGCGAACTCGTTCCTGGCGCGCTGCCCAGTGCCCGACGGGCTGGACCTCGGCGGTGTCCGGGCGGTGCTCGACGTGGGTGAACCGGCGCGGCACCGGGCGGTGCTGCCCGGGTCCGGCCTGCGCCCGGACGCGCACCGGGCCGCCTACGGGCTGCTGGAGGCGACCGGGCTGGTGTCCATCGGGGACGGTCCGGTGTCGAGCGGGCGGCCCGGCCGCGCCGTCGCGATCGTCGACCCGGGCACGCGCCGCTCGCTGCCTGCCGGCGCGGTGGGGGAGATCTGGGTGACCGGACCGACGGTGGCGCGTGGGTACTGGCGGCGGCCGGCGGCGTCGGCGGAGACGTTCTGCGCGCTGCTGCGGGACGAGACCGACGCGGGGGAGCCGGGCTGGTGGCTGCGGACCGGGGACGTGGGCTTCCTGTCCGGCGGCGAGCTGACCGTACTGGGGCGGCTGGAGAACCGGTTGCCCGCCGGGGAGGCGGCGGTCCAGGCGGAAGCGGTGGAGGCGACGATCGAACGGGTCGTGCCCGAACTGCTGCCCGGCTCGACGGTCGTGTTCGCGGTCGAGGAGGAGGTCGTGGTGCTCGCCGAGGCACCGGGCCCACTGACCTGCGCGGCGGCCGTCGAGCAGGCCGTCGCGGACGGATACCGCCTGCGCGTGCGAGACGTGCACGTGGGGCTTCCGGGAAGCCTGCCGCGGACCGTCGCGGGCAAACCCGCGCGTGCCGCCTGCCGGGAGGCGTATCTGGCTAGCGCGCCGGCCGTTTCCTAG
- a CDS encoding PucR family transcriptional regulator — translation MTIDAEVRPGRTAPPRPPHPRRPPGEAPAQGRASTLWASLPRELAAVFRPHADALTRVILAEIQRTVPEYARPLEGPFGEVIVRGVREAVGQCLDNIGNPAVSQDNWIGVFRHLGRIEYSEGRPLDQIQTAYRVGGLAAWRYIAKVGQAKGLPSDLLYTGAEAVLAYVDEISALSVQGYRAAQARAAGTRARQRRQLLGLVLSEPAPAPQAVEGLAAAAGWHVPDKVVAMALEPRRDQHRLPPPALPAGVLADLESPQPCLLAAAPPEGLEAALRGWRVAIGPRVPLAEAAVSLRWARRTMDLSVRRILPREPVLHADDHLATLWLLADEFLIGQLRDACLAPLHGLTDKQRARLGQTLLAWLQSSGSAPEMAERLGVHPQTVRYRMRRIEELFGERLNDPEHRLRLEIALRATELLTPAAG, via the coding sequence ATGACGATCGATGCCGAGGTCCGGCCCGGACGCACCGCGCCGCCGCGGCCGCCACACCCGCGCCGCCCGCCCGGTGAGGCTCCGGCGCAGGGGCGCGCGAGCACGCTGTGGGCGTCGCTGCCGCGCGAGCTGGCCGCGGTGTTCCGCCCGCACGCGGACGCGCTGACGCGGGTCATCCTGGCCGAGATCCAGCGGACGGTGCCGGAGTACGCCCGCCCGCTGGAGGGGCCGTTCGGCGAGGTCATCGTGCGCGGGGTGCGCGAGGCGGTCGGGCAGTGCCTGGACAACATCGGCAACCCCGCGGTGTCCCAGGACAACTGGATCGGCGTGTTCCGGCACCTCGGCCGCATCGAGTACAGCGAGGGGCGTCCGCTGGACCAGATCCAGACCGCCTACCGCGTCGGCGGGCTGGCCGCGTGGCGCTACATCGCCAAGGTCGGCCAGGCGAAGGGGCTGCCGTCCGATCTCCTCTACACCGGCGCCGAAGCGGTGCTGGCCTATGTGGACGAGATTTCCGCGTTGTCGGTGCAGGGCTATCGCGCCGCGCAGGCCCGCGCGGCCGGCACCCGGGCCAGGCAACGCAGGCAGCTGCTCGGCCTGGTCCTGTCCGAGCCCGCGCCGGCGCCGCAGGCGGTCGAGGGGCTGGCCGCGGCCGCCGGGTGGCACGTGCCGGACAAGGTGGTCGCGATGGCGCTGGAGCCGCGGCGCGACCAGCACCGGCTGCCGCCGCCCGCGCTGCCGGCCGGGGTGCTGGCGGATCTGGAGAGCCCGCAGCCGTGCCTGCTCGCGGCCGCGCCGCCGGAGGGCCTGGAGGCCGCGCTGCGCGGCTGGCGCGTCGCGATCGGGCCGCGGGTGCCGCTGGCGGAGGCGGCGGTGTCGCTGCGCTGGGCGCGCCGGACGATGGACCTGAGCGTGCGCCGCATCCTCCCGCGGGAGCCGGTGCTGCACGCCGACGACCACCTGGCCACGCTGTGGCTGCTGGCGGACGAGTTCCTGATCGGACAGCTGCGGGACGCGTGCCTCGCGCCGCTGCACGGACTGACGGACAAGCAGCGCGCGCGGCTCGGGCAGACGTTGCTGGCGTGGCTGCAGTCCAGCGGGAGCGCGCCGGAGATGGCCGAGCGGCTGGGCGTGCACCCGCAGACGGTGCGCTACCGGATGCGGCGGATCGAAGAACTGTTCGGCGAGCGGCTGAACGACCCGGAACACCGGCTGCGGCTGGAAATCGCGCTGCGCGCGACGGAACTGCTGACGCCCGCCGCTGGATGA
- a CDS encoding DUF6801 domain-containing protein has translation MNRKRIVGGIVSGSVLAVSAAAGLLAGAGTSAADPATLTLTYTCPFPLIGNQPISVVINADIPATATVGRPTPEFGIEAVATVSSTATAGLNLVGAKTVEGTAQAAATVAAPEATLPVTVPTTIPPTAIPASGAFDVTATGTTPSLTFTQPGEATVSVGDLLLTLHPKKADGSDTGLGTFDSQCTQDPGQDNVLATVQITEAAQAATEQRIR, from the coding sequence ATGAATCGGAAGAGAATCGTCGGCGGAATCGTCTCCGGATCGGTATTGGCGGTTTCCGCCGCCGCCGGCCTGCTCGCCGGAGCGGGCACCAGCGCCGCCGATCCGGCCACGCTGACGCTGACCTACACCTGTCCGTTCCCGCTCATCGGCAACCAGCCGATCAGCGTCGTGATCAACGCCGACATCCCGGCCACCGCGACCGTCGGCAGGCCCACGCCCGAGTTCGGCATCGAGGCCGTCGCCACCGTGTCCTCGACCGCCACGGCCGGCCTGAACCTGGTCGGCGCCAAGACGGTGGAGGGCACCGCGCAGGCCGCCGCCACGGTCGCCGCCCCCGAGGCGACCCTGCCGGTCACCGTCCCCACCACGATCCCGCCGACCGCGATCCCCGCCTCCGGCGCCTTCGACGTCACCGCGACCGGCACCACGCCGTCGCTGACCTTCACCCAGCCCGGCGAGGCGACGGTGTCGGTCGGCGACCTGCTGCTGACCCTGCACCCGAAGAAGGCCGACGGCTCCGACACCGGCCTCGGCACCTTCGACTCCCAGTGCACGCAGGACCCCGGGCAGGACAACGTCCTCGCCACCGTGCAGATCACCGAGGCCGCGCAGGCCGCCACCGAGCAGCGGATCCGCTGA
- a CDS encoding SDR family NAD(P)-dependent oxidoreductase: MDLRLGGKKAIVTGGSRGIGFAVAQALTAEGADVAIVARDARALAEARARIGGNTLSVPADVTDDEAVRAAVARTVEEFGGVDILVNSAAQPADPTKPTALAALEDDDLRTEIETKVLGYLRFARAVAPHMAERGWGRIVNVSGLNARRTGSPFGSIRNVSVAALTKNLADELGPHGINVTVVHPGLTVTERTPAMVEGVARARGVTVAEAEALLGRGSAIGRMVTAAEVADVVTFLASPRSAAITGDPIPAGGGTPGPIFY; this comes from the coding sequence ATGGATCTCCGGCTGGGCGGGAAGAAGGCCATCGTCACCGGCGGCAGCCGGGGCATCGGGTTCGCGGTCGCGCAGGCGCTGACCGCCGAAGGCGCCGACGTGGCGATCGTCGCCCGCGACGCGCGGGCGCTCGCGGAAGCACGTGCCCGGATCGGCGGGAACACGCTTTCCGTCCCCGCGGACGTGACCGACGACGAGGCCGTGCGCGCCGCGGTCGCGCGCACCGTCGAGGAGTTCGGCGGGGTGGACATCCTGGTCAACTCCGCGGCACAACCGGCCGACCCCACGAAACCCACCGCGCTGGCCGCGCTCGAGGACGACGACCTGCGGACCGAGATCGAGACGAAGGTGCTCGGCTACCTGCGGTTCGCGCGCGCCGTCGCGCCGCACATGGCCGAGCGCGGCTGGGGACGGATCGTGAACGTCTCCGGCCTCAACGCGCGCCGCACCGGCAGCCCGTTCGGCTCGATCCGCAACGTGAGCGTGGCCGCCCTGACCAAGAACCTCGCCGACGAACTCGGCCCGCACGGGATCAACGTGACGGTCGTGCACCCCGGGCTGACCGTCACCGAACGCACCCCGGCGATGGTCGAGGGCGTCGCGCGCGCCCGGGGCGTCACCGTGGCGGAAGCGGAGGCGCTGCTCGGCCGCGGCAGCGCGATCGGCCGGATGGTCACCGCGGCCGAGGTCGCCGACGTCGTCACGTTTCTCGCCTCCCCGCGCAGCGCCGCGATCACCGGCGACCCGATCCCGGCCGGCGGCGGCACGCCGGGCCCGATCTTCTACTGA